Within Elizabethkingia sp. JS20170427COW, the genomic segment TTCAAAAGTTGCTCTAGCTTTTTCATATCCTATATCAAAAATTTCTTTGGTTCTTTTCTTACTCGTTTCAAATCTACCATAATTAGATAGTTCATTCAATGAAATTAGCCAATCACAAAGCTCGAATTTTGATTTTTCCGAATGATATGTCAATATATCAAAGGCCCTTTCCGTTACGGACCACCAGCTCTTCATTCCTCCTTGATCCATCTCATTCAGAGGAGAAAGATATACACCAATAATATGATCTACATAATCTCTCAACAAATCGGCCGGAAAATTATTCACCACTCCCCCATCACAAAACAAGCTAGAATTAACCTCATAAGGAGATGTTACTCCAGGAATGGCAGCGGAAGAAATTACCGCATCTATCACTTTGGTATCCTCATCAAAAACATGAAGCTTTCCCGAATACAAATCAGTAGCTGTTAATAAAAGAGGAATACTACTTTCTTTAATTTTATGGTCTTTTAAAATAGGTTTTAAGTATTCTTGAAATACTTCGGAGCTTACAATTCCTGGTTTGTTAAAAGTAAAATGCTTCCAATTGAAAAAATGTACCGATTGGAAGAAGCTTAAAATATCTTTAGGTGAAGTTCCGAATGCATAAAGTGCGCCCACAAGAGCTCCTGCAGAAGTTCCCGCTATCATATCTATACAAATATGATGTTCCGTGAGAAATTTTAACACTCCCGCATGAGCCAACCCTTTGGTGCCTCCTCCAGAAAGTACAAGACCTGTACTCTTATCTAACTCTATTTCAAGATTATTCTTCATGGAAAATTAATTTCTAGAACACTTTACTTTTTCAATACAATTTATATAATTTTTTCAAAGAAAAAAAACAATTTCAAAAATTATGAGAAAGCTATAGAAGCTTATTGCTCTATATTCGTTAAAAATAGCGTAATTTGCAAAACAGATAACAGCAAAATGAGAAATTGTTTACTCTATATCTTTATTTTATCGGCGCTTACTTCTTGTACTGAGGAAAGCAGATATGCTGATATTACTGAAAAAGGGCCCTATCAGGATGGATTTTTCATCCTCGGTGAGGATAATTCATTAGGCAATATCGATTACTCATCCAATGATTTTACCAAGTTTAAAACCAATGTCTTTTTTTCTGAAAACCAAGAGAATCTCTCCTCAATTCCTGAAGGAGGATTAACTTACGGCAAATGGTTATACTTAATTTCTGATGAAGGAATCATAAAAATAGATCGTTATACCTTAAAAAAAGATATTGCCAGAACCGATACCGAAGTGAGAAACTTATGCGACATCACTGTGTACAAGGATCATGCTTACCTTTCCGTAGCCAACACTACTGCTCCCAAAATCCTTAAAATAGATTTAAGCACTTTAAAAACAGTGGATAGCTTGTCCCTTACTTCTGTTCCTGATAAAATCTTCGCGTTCAACAACCGAATTTATACTCTGATAAAAGGAGATGATTCCCAATATAGTAATAAAATCATCGCCATCAACACTGGTACTTTCAATATAGAAAAGGAACTGAACGTAGGCTTTGGGCCTAATGATTTCGCCCCTATTGGTAACCAAATCCTTATTTCTTGTCATGGTCATAAAACTAATGGCACCAATGATGAAGATGGCAGCTTATGGGTGCTTAGTACTAATAATACCGTAAAAGAAGTTTTCAACTGGTCTGCGATAACCCCTAATATTCATGAAGATATACAAGGAATTGGCACTTCCTACAACGGTTTGGTTTACTACCTCGCCAATGCCGAACTTTATGGAGTAGATGGTATTGACCCTAATGCTTTTGTACAAGCCAGCAAGCTTAGCGACCGTCAATACGACCGAATTTCGGTCTTCAATTACAAAGCTGTTGCCGTACACAAAGAAGATTACAAAATTGATATCTTCCAAGATTTAGAATTAAATAAAAGTATCAATTCCACAGCAAAACCGATCATTGCTGTAGATTAGCTTACCTATAATTTCCTTAAAAATCATCAATATAACAGAAAAGCTTGCAAATATTTTGCAAGCTTTTCTAAATAAACCCTAATAATAAAATCAACTTTAATATTTAAACTATTGTAGACTTTCCAATTTTAATGTT encodes:
- a CDS encoding patatin-like phospholipase family protein, which produces MKNNLEIELDKSTGLVLSGGGTKGLAHAGVLKFLTEHHICIDMIAGTSAGALVGALYAFGTSPKDILSFFQSVHFFNWKHFTFNKPGIVSSEVFQEYLKPILKDHKIKESSIPLLLTATDLYSGKLHVFDEDTKVIDAVISSAAIPGVTSPYEVNSSLFCDGGVVNNFPADLLRDYVDHIIGVYLSPLNEMDQGGMKSWWSVTERAFDILTYHSEKSKFELCDWLISLNELSNYGRFETSKKRTKEIFDIGYEKARATFEKSGFRTKLKKDINGKIAL
- a CDS encoding YncE family protein — protein: MRNCLLYIFILSALTSCTEESRYADITEKGPYQDGFFILGEDNSLGNIDYSSNDFTKFKTNVFFSENQENLSSIPEGGLTYGKWLYLISDEGIIKIDRYTLKKDIARTDTEVRNLCDITVYKDHAYLSVANTTAPKILKIDLSTLKTVDSLSLTSVPDKIFAFNNRIYTLIKGDDSQYSNKIIAINTGTFNIEKELNVGFGPNDFAPIGNQILISCHGHKTNGTNDEDGSLWVLSTNNTVKEVFNWSAITPNIHEDIQGIGTSYNGLVYYLANAELYGVDGIDPNAFVQASKLSDRQYDRISVFNYKAVAVHKEDYKIDIFQDLELNKSINSTAKPIIAVD